A segment of the Symmachiella macrocystis genome:
TCGCCCAGATCGCGACGCTTCGGTCGATGATTTTTCGCACCGCGACACCACTGTGGTGGATGTGAGTGGGACGAGTATTTAGGTCGTCGAACCAGTTCCATTGCGGCGGATGTATTGGGGAATGAACCTATCATTTGATCGCGTGTAAGGCACGTCGTTTAGCACATCAGGCGTTCCATGCAAAAGAATGGCCAAAGGCCATTCGACACCTTAGCCTGGGGCATCGCCCCTGGAATGCGATCCCAACCCAACATTGATTTGGCCACCGGTCAAATTCACAGGACTGCATGGCCAGCGGTGTACATGGCCTTCGGCCAAACGGGACCTATTGATTCTCCCACCTGGGGCGTTGCCTCAGGCTATGGTGGAAAGAGGCCTTCGGCCAAATGATTCCGAGCTGCGTCTGATGTCCGTCCTTAACCTTCTCGTACAACCGTGACGCCATTGGGGACTTCAAAAGCTAAGCGAACCTTTTTCTGAGGTGCCACATTGGCAAGGTGACCCCACACGCCGTGCGCCAATTCCTGGCGGCTCATGCCAATACGAAGAGTCACGTTGCTGATCAGGCGACCGTCGCGATGACTAATGTTTACGTCGCAAAAGTCGCGTCCGATGGCCGACACTGTCGCCGCAATGTCGCCATTGATCATCACCTTTTGCCCCACCTCGCGGGTAAGCACTAACATTGATATTTCTCCCGACGCCGCAATATCAACTGATTGGTGTCGCGTGCATTTTGGGCAAGCGTCGAAACTGTCGCCGGATCCAGATTAAGGGAAATGGGGCTAACAGCCCGCACACAGCAAGAGTCCAAAAAAGAGTTTGGTGTGGCGGAGGTGAAACGGCTTTCGTCACAGCGGGTGTTGGTTTTGGAAGTGTTCCAATGTCGGATATCTCATAGAGAGCCATTTTGTTGGCATAGTAATCTTTTGTGGGCGGGTGGGCATCGACAAGCTGTACGGCGACCGTACCGACCGCGTCACGCACAACGATTTCCGAAAAGTTAATGTCGTCCCAATCATAGTAGACCCGGCGGCGCGCACCGGGAGCGATCGGTAGGTCACGAGAATGCCATGCGGGAATCGCTGGGAAAGCCGCCATTGATTGGGGTAAAACAGCCTTGAAGCCGGAGTTGAATGTCCCCACCGGTGTGACCCAGATAGTCTGTTGCGTTTTATTCTCGATCTCGAAATCTGAGATGAAGGCGAGTTGCATGGGGTTAATACAGTTCAAGAGGAACAGACCCCAAATTATCGTAACAACTAAGAATGGCATCGTGCCGATCAGCGCGATCCATAACAGTTTTCGCTTGGTTTTAATCAGCATCTCTTCCTCATCCAATTGGAAGTTTCGGGGCGGCGCTCGCTACTGACGTGTCCTTAACATATACGGGAATTCGAAGGAATTGTATATCGATATTTGTGATTGCTGACCTATGCGGCCCCTTCGCGCGAAGGCAAGTGCTTCCCACATCATTCGTGGAGGTCGCACAACCCGGTAACAAATTCAACCAAACATCCATTCGGCCAAATGATTCCGGGCTGCGGCAGGCAGCCGTCCGACCGAAGAGCTATCAACAATTGATGCCGTATTGCCAGCAAATTCCGCATAACCGTTCTTCGGCGCCGTGAGGCCTGCTGCCAATCCCGCAAAAAACTCTGCGGGATGCGCTCACGCGACATACGGTTCAGCGTGACTGGTGCGAGGAGATGCTGCGCCGTTTTCTCGCTTCGCTAGGCAAATCTCTGCGGCTCTTGATCAATAAGGAACATCGCATGGAAATCTTTGGAATGACGTTGTTTTATCTCGGCATGTTGGGCAGCATTGCCGGGGGGCTCTGGTTTTTGTTTGAAGCGTTTTCGGAAAACATCCTGTGGGGCTTGGGCTGTCTGTTTTTGCCGTTTGTGTCGCTGTTCTTTTTGGTCATCCATTGGAACAAAGCCGGCCGGCCGTTTTTGTTGCAAATCGCGTCGATCGCTCCCATCGTGGCGGGGATATTTTTGGGCTTCTCGCCGTCGTAGTGACGCGCTGGTCCAATCGTGGAATCGCCGCTTGCAGTTGCAAGCGGTTTTTTTGTGCGCTCAGCGGGGCGCACGGAAAACAATCACTCGGCCGTTTCAGTAGCGGGACGTTTTCGCACGATCGGGTGGGGAGTTTCGCCTTCAGTGATTTCTAATGTATGACCGACAGCGACGTCCGTGAAGACTTGTTCGTGGCCGGAGGGCCAGTGGATTTGTAAGCGATCAATCGT
Coding sequences within it:
- a CDS encoding carbon storage regulator, encoding MLVLTREVGQKVMINGDIAATVSAIGRDFCDVNISHRDGRLISNVTLRIGMSRQELAHGVWGHLANVAPQKKVRLAFEVPNGVTVVREG